A segment of the Armatimonadota bacterium genome:
AGTCTATGAGTGTATACCTCGTTACCGGCGGGGCGGGCTTCATCGGTTCGCACCTGGTGGACCACTTGGTCGGCCAGGGAGAGGAGGTCCGCGTTCTCGACGATTTCTCCACCGGGAACCTCGATAACATACGCCGTAACATGGGCGTGATCGGGCTGACGGAAGGAAGCGTCGCGGACCTGAATACGGTGCGCAAGGCCACGGATGGCGTTGACTACGTTCTGCATCACGCCGCCATAGCCTCTGTCATCAGCTCGATAGAGGATCCCGCCTCAACCCACGATGCAACCCTTACAGGGACCCTGAATGTTCTCATTGCAGCCAGGGATGCGGGTGTTCGGAGAGTTATCCTGGCTTCGTCATCGGCGGTCTACGGTGATCTGCCCGGCCTGCCGAAGACCGAGGAAATGCCGACCGAGTGCCTCTCGCCGTACGCGCTAAGTAAACTCGCCGGCGAGGAATACTGCCGCATGTTCGCGAATCTGTATAGCCTGGAGACGGTTGCGCTCCGGTACTTTAATGTCTTCGGACCTAGGCAGGACCCGGAATCGCAGTATGCCGCCGTCATACCGAAGTTCCTCACGCGGATGCTGGCCGGCAAGCCGCCGACGATATTCGGCGACGGTCTGCAGTCACGGGATTTCACGTACGTCTCGAACAACGTTGCGGCGAACATGCTGGCCTGCCATACACCGGATATCGCCGGCCAGGTGTTCAACATCGCGTGCGGGGAGAGCTACAATCTGCTCGATCTGGTCGCCGGGCTGAACGAGGTGCTCGGCACGAGCATCGAACCGGTTTTCGAGCCGTCTCGCGCGGGGGAAGTGAAGCATTCCGCCGCGGGGATCGAGAAGGCTCGCGGTACGCTCGGATTCGCGCCGTCCGTGGGGTTTCGAGAAGGACTTGCGCGTCTCGCGGCCTGGTTCAAGGAGCAGTAGGGCACGGGGCGCCGCAGGAACTAAGGAGCGGTGCATTGCGTAGATTATCCGGGACATCCGATCGGAAACTCCGAGCAGGACTCCAGACGGCGCCGTTCCGCGCCATAATGTCTGTTGAGAATGCCGGTACTATTACCGGGACGCGCTCGCCGTGCTTTGGCAGGTTCGGTGCGCTCGTTCTCGCGATTCGGCCAAACGTTTCCTCTTCCGGAGGGAGTTAAGCAATGAGACTCATAGCACTCGCCTTTGTCATATCCCTGCTGCTGTCGTACGCTGCGGTGATGCCCGCCGACGCGCAGACGGTCTCGGCGCAGTACCGCATCCAGACCGAGGACGTACTGCGTCTGAGCGTCTGGGGAGAGCCGAACCTCACAGGCGAGCACATGGTGGATCCCGAGGGGAACATCAACATCGCCCTGATCGGCCAGATGCACGTCGAGGGGCTTACTCCCGCCGAACTCATCGAGCAGATTCGCAGAGGGCTCGACATGTACCTTGTTGAGCCCAGGATACAACTTACCATATCGCAGTTCCGAAAGCCCAAGGTGCATGTCCTGGGTGAGGTCAACAGGCCGGGCCAGTTCGAGTTCAAGTACGGCGACCGGGTGATGGAAGCCGTCGCCCAGGGAGGGAGCTTCCGCGAAACCGCCAATCTTCGCGGAGCCATTCTCACTCGCAGGGACATGAACGAGTCCGTTCCACTGGATCTGCACAGGCTGTTTATCCAGGGCGATATGTCCGTCAATATGGAACTGATGGACGGCGACACGATCTTCATCCCCGAGGACACCCAGAACAGGGTATTCGTCCTAGGCGAGGTGCTTCAACCCGGCCAGGTCAAACTCAAAGAGAACATGACCGCAATGGATGCGATATCTATCGCGCGAGGACCGACCGACAGAGGCGTGCTCAAGGGCACCGTTGTGATCCGGGGAGGCGCCGACGGGTCCAGACCGGCGGAACGCATCAAGCTCGACCTCGGCAATTTCATGTCGAAGGCTGACCTGACGCAGAATATCAAGCTCGAACCCGGCGACGTGGTCTACGTTCCGGAGACCGCGAAGCCGGACTGGTCAAAGATATCCCAGGTCGTTTCGGCCGTGTTCAATACCAGCTATCTGCTTAGAATCCTGGGCCTGTAGTGGGCAGTGCGTCCCGGTATCGAGGAGGACACTCTATTGGAACTCTGGCAATACTATCGAATCCTACGGAAGCGCAAGTGGATGATCATCATCGGCAGCCTCATTTGCGTCGGGATCGTCTTCGGCGTAACCTACCTGGGTCCCCAGCAGTTCGAGGCCTGGACGACAGTCATGGAGCGGCTTCCGGGCGAGGACAAGGTCAACATATACACTGCTCCGTTCATGATGCAGGTTGATCCCAAACTGCGTCTGTCCAACCTCGGCCAGCTTGTGAAGAGCCAGACGGTCATGCAGCGGTCCTACGAGACCCTGCTGCGCCTCGGGGTGATCAGCGACCCGGTGAAGATCATGGGCACAGTCGAGGTCACGCCGGTTCTGGATACGATGCTTCTCCGAATAAAGGTGAAGTCCGACACCCAGGCCGAAGCCATGACGACCGCGGACGTCATAACTGTCGAGTTCGTCAAGTTCTACAACGAGATGAACTACGGCGGCGCGACACGCACCAAGGAGTTCATTCAGCGCGAACTGCCCAAGGTCGAGAAGCGGCTCACCGAAGCCCGCGAGGCGATTCGCAAGTATAAGGAGGAATCCGGGGCCGTCATGCTGCCGCGCCAGACCGACATCCTCATCCAGAGGCTGTCTCAACTCGAGATTCAGCTCTCGCAGGTGCAGGTACAGGCGGAGCAGGCCCGCGGCCGAATGGTCAGCCTGGAGCGCAAGCTCGCAGACGAAAAGCAGTTCCCGAGCATACGCGATGCGCAGTCCACGGTCGCCAGCAACCCGATATGGAACTCTCTCGAAGTTGAGCTCTCCAAGCAGGAGATAGAGCTGCAGAAGATGCTGCGCGACCGCAAGCCGGAACATCCCGACGTGCGGGCTCTTATGCAGGCCATAGCTGAAACCAAGCGAAGGCTTGCGGAGGCTGGCAAGATGGCCCTCAGCGCTACGGTAACTTCGACCAACCCGGTGTACGACAATCTGCTCACGAACTACGTGTCCGCTGCCGCCGATTTCTCCGCAGCCGATGCCGCTCGTGCCGCCGCGCAGGCAGAGATTAGCGTTGTCGAGCCGCTTCTCAATGAACTGCCTGTAGAGGAAGCGCGACTGGCTCAGCTGACTCTTGACGAAGATGCTGCTAAGAGCACCTATACCCTGCTGCGCCAGAAACTCGACGAGGCTGCAATCAGGGAGCAGGAGGCCGAGAACGTCAGCTCGATACAGGTCGTGGACCAGGCCCAGTCAGGCCCTGCAGACCCGCGCAAGAGGATGAAGTTGATCCTCGCTCTGCTGCTCAGCCCGGTGCTCTGTTCCGGCATAGCCTTCCTGCTGAACTATCTTGACAACACGATCAAGACGCCCGCCGAGGCCGAGGCCTTGCTGGAGCTTCCGGTCTTTGCCGTCGTTCCGACCGCGAAGTCGCATTCCCTCTCCGATGAGAAGCATCTCCCAGCCGTGATCGGCGCGTCCTATCAGATGCTCTCCACCAACTTGTGGATCAGTCATTCGGAGACGATGGAGGGCAACGGACTGCTCGTCGCCAGCGCGGAGCCCGACACCGGACGCTCGACCACTGCCGCCAACGTCGCCATATCGCTCGCGAGAGACGGTGCCAGGGTCATCCTGGTGGACAGCGACCTGAGGCAGCCCACCCAGCACACGTTCTTCGGCGTCAGCAACGAAAAGGGCCTCAGCAACGTCCTGGCCGGCCAACTGCCGCTCAGGGATGCGCTCCAGCCGACCTCGGTGACCGATCTTCTGATCGTCCCTTCCGGGCCGGTGCCGGGCAATCCCGTTCGTCTCTTCAGGTCTCGCGAAATGGCGAAGTTCGTGAGCGAGATCAACGAGTTGGCGGATTTCGTCATCTTCGACAGTCCTTCCGCTGCTGCGTTTGCCGATGCGACTCTGCTCGCGGTGCTGGTCAAGAACGTGCTCATAGTCCACGCCGCCGGTACCGTGCCTAGAGGCGCCGAGGTGGAACTCCGGGGAAGGCTGGAGCAGGTCGGCGCGAACATGCTGGGCGCGGTGCTCAACATGGCGCGGCCGGAGGACAGTCACGGGTACTACCACTTCAAGATGGGCTACGAGGACGTCATGTCCGAGCGGAGGCGCCTCGAGGCCGCTGGCGTCCGCGCCGCCGCGAAGTCGGAAGCCGCTGACCGTGACGCCGACACTACTGACGACACCGAAGCCTGATTGGAGCAGTGCATGAGTGCGGCATCGGATGAACAGACCCATCGTTCCGGCCTGGAAGGCGAGGGTCGCCTCGAATCTGAGGCGGCCCCGCCTGTTCCTCACATGAGTGCGTGGCAGACTGCGGTCAAGCGGCTGGCGGACTTTCTGTTCTCTCTCACTGCCGTCATCGTGCTTGCGCCGCTCGGATTGATCGTCGCCGCGGCGGTAAAGCTTGACTCGAAGGGGCCGGTCTTCTTCAAGCAGCTTCGCGTAGGCAGGAACGGCGGCCTGTTCACCATCTACAAGTTCCGCTCGATGCATGAGAACGCGGATCAGATGAAACAGCAACTAGAGGAACTGAACGAGGCCGAGGGTCCCGTTTTCAAGATCAAGCGGGATCCCAGGATCACCAGGGTCGGCGCCTTCATCCGCCGGACCAGTCTCGACGAGCTTCCGCAGTTTCTCAACGTCCTGAAAGGCGACATGAGCCTCGTGGGGCCCCGCCCGGCGCTCCCGAAGGAAGTGGACAAATACACCGACTACCAGCGCGGCCGGCTCGCCGTCGTGCCGGGGCTGACGTGTCTCTGGCAGATCCAGGGACGAAGCAGCCTCTCCTTCGAGCGCTGGGTGGAACTCGATCTGGAGTACATTAGCCGCCAGTCGCTCTGGCTTGATCTCGTGATCATCCTCAAGACGATACCGGCGGTGCTGAAGGGGACCGGCGCCTACTAGCCTTGCTCGGCGGCTGCCGGCAGGACACGGCCTGACGGACGAACCCGATGGAGCTTTCCGATATGACCAACAACGAGACAACGACCGCACCGAGCGCTTCGCGGAACGGCAATACGATCCTCGAACTTCGCAAGCTTGACCTGGTGTTTGCCGCAATCCTGCTGATCGTCTTCGGTTGGCTGTACATGCCGGTTTTCAAGTGGTGGTACGGCGTGTGGATGGCAAAGGAGAGCAACTACTCTCACGGCATACTCATCCCGCTGATCTTCGCATTCGTCGTATGGCTCAAAAGGAGGGCCATCGCCGCCGTGCCGATACGACCGTGCGCGTGGGGCTACGCGATTGTGATACCGGCGCTCTTCCTCGTCATGTTCTCCGCGATGGCGAACTCCGCGAGCATAAGGGGAATGCTCTTCCCGATACTCCTCGGCGGCTTTGTGCTCGTACTCCTCGGCAAGGCGATGCTGAAGGAACTCGCGTTTCCTATACTCTACCTCTATTTCATGGCCGTTCTGCCCGGGAACCTCCTGGGGCCGGCCTCCTTCCGGATTCAGATGTGGTCCACGACTGGAGCGGCGACGATCCTGAATCTGATCGGCATCGATGCCGTGCAGGCGGGACAGGTGCTCACCCTGCCGAACGGGGTGGAAGCGCGTGTTGCGGAGGCCTGCAGCGGCTTCCGCCTGCTGATATCCCTTTTCGCGTTCTCCGTGCTCTTTGCGTACCTGAAGGAGGGCCCTTGGTGGGGGTTGATCTTGCTCGTGGCGATCACCCTCCCGCTGAGCGTCTTTGCCAATGCCATCCGCATAACCATGGTCTGTCTCGTCGGCCAGTGGAGAGGGGCCGAGGCGATGCACGCCTTCCATGACTGGTCGGGCTACATCGTCCTGCTTCTCGTGCTCATGTGCCTGCCGTTCCTTGCGAGGTTGTTCAGATGTCGAGATTTCAAGCCCATGCTATTCTCCTGATAGTCCTGTGTTCGCTGGCTCTCGGTTTCACTTGGTCGGTCGCGCCGAGCGATAGGAACCGCGTTACCACCGATTTCGCTCGAATCCCGCTGGAGTTCGGCCACTGGGTGATCTACGACGATACCGGCTTCGACGAGGAGACCAAGCGTCTCCTGCCGTCCAGCAGCCTTATGTACCGGTGGTACGAGCACGACGAGGCCGATGTGAAGGTCGGGCTGGCCATCGTCTACGGGGTGGACCTCGGGAACTTCCACCAGCCTGAGATATGCCTCGAAGGCCAGGGTTGGCGCGGGCAGACGAGGCGCATGGTCAAGATTCGCGACGAGGAGTCCGGCAAGACCTTCGACGCCATGAGCATGGTCATGGAGCACTCCGCGCAGGGTCGAGTGGCATGGCTCTACTGGTTCATGTCCGAGGGCGCCACCTCTACCTCGCTCGGCAACTACAAGACGCGGGTGATGGTAAACCGGCTGATGCTGAAGCAGGTTCGGCCGTCCGCCATGATCCGGATCTCCGCGCCCGTGACGAGCACCGACGAGGAGTCCGAGTCGCATCTCGTTGATTTCGCCCAGTCGGTCCTGCCGTATCTGAAGAAGGAGTTCTACGCCGGCGCCGCGAGCGAGTAGCTGCGGGTCTTTCCGATGCCGTCTCCAGCGTCTTGGTGCGCTTTCTATGCTCGATCAACTCAAGAAACTTGTCGGACATTCCGCGGTATACGGCTTCGGGGTGATGAGTCTGAAGATTTCTCCGCTGATTCTCACCCCATTGTTCTTGCACAGGTTCTCCCGATCTCAGTATGGCACGATGGAGGTGCTGAACACATTTTCCGCCAATCTGCAGGTCGTAATGATGCTCGGCATCGGTTCGGTGCTCATAAAAGTGTACATGAACGATTGCCGGGATCAGCGGGAAAAGCGGGAACTAATGAGTTCCGTGCTGGGGTTCGCCGTGGCGCTCGGCATAGCGCTGGTGATCGTTTCCTACTTTGCCAGGGGTTTCCTCGCATCACTGCTCATCAGCAGCTCGACTCAGGGCATTCTGGTCCTCCTCACAGCCGTATCCTGCGCTTTCATCTTCGTTGACCGGCTGGCGGTGCTGGCCATCAGGGCAAAGCAGTGGCCCGGATGGTATCTGGTCATCAACTTCGCCCACGTGATCGCCGTAGTCGGTCTGAACCTGTATCTGGTTGGGTATCTCAGGTGGGGGGTATACGGTACTCAGCTTGCGGCTGTTCTGGTCGCGGCGTTTACGGTCGCCATGGGGCTGATTCTGATTCGAAGCGATCTCGGCTTGCAGTTCTCGTGGCCTAGACTGCGCTACGTGCTGACGCTGTCTCTGCCTCTCATCCCGGTATCTCTGGCCCCTTGGGTTTTGAACTCATCCGACAGATACTTTCTGACAGCTATGCACGGTCTCGATGCCACGGGCATATACGGCGTTGGATACAAGTTCGGGCAGATGACAACCACAATGATCGTTCAGGCGTTCCAACTGGCTTGGAGTCCGCTCTTCTTCGCTAACGCAAACACACCCACCGGCCCGCAGTTCTGTGCAAGCGTACTCAAGTACTACCTCACATGTCTGATCGCGATGGCGTTGGCAGTGTCCGTCTTTGCGCCCGAACTGCTGAGAGTCATGGGTAAGCAGCAGTTCTGGAGCGCCGCCGCCTACGTGCCTTGGATCGCGCTGGCCTACGTGCTGTATGGACTGCACTTCTTCACCGTGCCGCTCTTCATCCAGGCCAACAGGGGGGCTGCCCTCAGCGTGCTTATGATCGTCATAGCTGGGCTGAATCTCGCGCTCAACTTTGTGCTGATCAAGTACTATGCAACTGATGGGGCCGTGGCGGCCACCGTGATCTGTTTTGCGCTGCTCGCGGTCTACAGCGTCGTCTACGCGAATCGGGCGTATGCGGTCCCTTATCCTGTAGCGGATATACTGAAGGCCGCGGCGGTATCGCTCGCGATATTCTTCGTGTACCGGACATTCCTGGCCCATTCCTGGTCCACTCTGCTGCTCAAGAGTACGTCGGCAGCTCTGTTTCCCGTGGCACTCTACGCGGCAGGGTACTTCAACGACAAGGAGAAGAGCATCCTGCGTCGGATTCCCGGCAAGGTTGCAGGAATAATACGCTCGTCTCGATAGTCGCGCAATAAGGCGGATTCATGATCGCGAACACAAACACGGACACTGATGTTGACACCGCGCTCAGGCGTTTCTTGGATCTGCGCGAGGAGGAGTACAGAAGCCTCTCGACGTCACTCGCCCGCGAGGAACTCGAAGTCTTTGACTCGTACTACCCGAAGTCGCTC
Coding sequences within it:
- a CDS encoding SDR family oxidoreductase; translated protein: MSVYLVTGGAGFIGSHLVDHLVGQGEEVRVLDDFSTGNLDNIRRNMGVIGLTEGSVADLNTVRKATDGVDYVLHHAAIASVISSIEDPASTHDATLTGTLNVLIAARDAGVRRVILASSSAVYGDLPGLPKTEEMPTECLSPYALSKLAGEEYCRMFANLYSLETVALRYFNVFGPRQDPESQYAAVIPKFLTRMLAGKPPTIFGDGLQSRDFTYVSNNVAANMLACHTPDIAGQVFNIACGESYNLLDLVAGLNEVLGTSIEPVFEPSRAGEVKHSAAGIEKARGTLGFAPSVGFREGLARLAAWFKEQ
- a CDS encoding polysaccharide biosynthesis/export family protein, which encodes MRLIALAFVISLLLSYAAVMPADAQTVSAQYRIQTEDVLRLSVWGEPNLTGEHMVDPEGNINIALIGQMHVEGLTPAELIEQIRRGLDMYLVEPRIQLTISQFRKPKVHVLGEVNRPGQFEFKYGDRVMEAVAQGGSFRETANLRGAILTRRDMNESVPLDLHRLFIQGDMSVNMELMDGDTIFIPEDTQNRVFVLGEVLQPGQVKLKENMTAMDAISIARGPTDRGVLKGTVVIRGGADGSRPAERIKLDLGNFMSKADLTQNIKLEPGDVVYVPETAKPDWSKISQVVSAVFNTSYLLRILGL
- a CDS encoding polysaccharide biosynthesis tyrosine autokinase; amino-acid sequence: MELWQYYRILRKRKWMIIIGSLICVGIVFGVTYLGPQQFEAWTTVMERLPGEDKVNIYTAPFMMQVDPKLRLSNLGQLVKSQTVMQRSYETLLRLGVISDPVKIMGTVEVTPVLDTMLLRIKVKSDTQAEAMTTADVITVEFVKFYNEMNYGGATRTKEFIQRELPKVEKRLTEAREAIRKYKEESGAVMLPRQTDILIQRLSQLEIQLSQVQVQAEQARGRMVSLERKLADEKQFPSIRDAQSTVASNPIWNSLEVELSKQEIELQKMLRDRKPEHPDVRALMQAIAETKRRLAEAGKMALSATVTSTNPVYDNLLTNYVSAAADFSAADAARAAAQAEISVVEPLLNELPVEEARLAQLTLDEDAAKSTYTLLRQKLDEAAIREQEAENVSSIQVVDQAQSGPADPRKRMKLILALLLSPVLCSGIAFLLNYLDNTIKTPAEAEALLELPVFAVVPTAKSHSLSDEKHLPAVIGASYQMLSTNLWISHSETMEGNGLLVASAEPDTGRSTTAANVAISLARDGARVILVDSDLRQPTQHTFFGVSNEKGLSNVLAGQLPLRDALQPTSVTDLLIVPSGPVPGNPVRLFRSREMAKFVSEINELADFVIFDSPSAAAFADATLLAVLVKNVLIVHAAGTVPRGAEVELRGRLEQVGANMLGAVLNMARPEDSHGYYHFKMGYEDVMSERRRLEAAGVRAAAKSEAADRDADTTDDTEA
- a CDS encoding sugar transferase, yielding MSAASDEQTHRSGLEGEGRLESEAAPPVPHMSAWQTAVKRLADFLFSLTAVIVLAPLGLIVAAAVKLDSKGPVFFKQLRVGRNGGLFTIYKFRSMHENADQMKQQLEELNEAEGPVFKIKRDPRITRVGAFIRRTSLDELPQFLNVLKGDMSLVGPRPALPKEVDKYTDYQRGRLAVVPGLTCLWQIQGRSSLSFERWVELDLEYISRQSLWLDLVIILKTIPAVLKGTGAY
- a CDS encoding exosortase/archaeosortase family protein, whose translation is MTNNETTTAPSASRNGNTILELRKLDLVFAAILLIVFGWLYMPVFKWWYGVWMAKESNYSHGILIPLIFAFVVWLKRRAIAAVPIRPCAWGYAIVIPALFLVMFSAMANSASIRGMLFPILLGGFVLVLLGKAMLKELAFPILYLYFMAVLPGNLLGPASFRIQMWSTTGAATILNLIGIDAVQAGQVLTLPNGVEARVAEACSGFRLLISLFAFSVLFAYLKEGPWWGLILLVAITLPLSVFANAIRITMVCLVGQWRGAEAMHAFHDWSGYIVLLLVLMCLPFLARLFRCRDFKPMLFS
- a CDS encoding EpsI family protein, translated to MSRFQAHAILLIVLCSLALGFTWSVAPSDRNRVTTDFARIPLEFGHWVIYDDTGFDEETKRLLPSSSLMYRWYEHDEADVKVGLAIVYGVDLGNFHQPEICLEGQGWRGQTRRMVKIRDEESGKTFDAMSMVMEHSAQGRVAWLYWFMSEGATSTSLGNYKTRVMVNRLMLKQVRPSAMIRISAPVTSTDEESESHLVDFAQSVLPYLKKEFYAGAASE
- a CDS encoding polysaccharide biosynthesis C-terminal domain-containing protein; this translates as MLDQLKKLVGHSAVYGFGVMSLKISPLILTPLFLHRFSRSQYGTMEVLNTFSANLQVVMMLGIGSVLIKVYMNDCRDQREKRELMSSVLGFAVALGIALVIVSYFARGFLASLLISSSTQGILVLLTAVSCAFIFVDRLAVLAIRAKQWPGWYLVINFAHVIAVVGLNLYLVGYLRWGVYGTQLAAVLVAAFTVAMGLILIRSDLGLQFSWPRLRYVLTLSLPLIPVSLAPWVLNSSDRYFLTAMHGLDATGIYGVGYKFGQMTTTMIVQAFQLAWSPLFFANANTPTGPQFCASVLKYYLTCLIAMALAVSVFAPELLRVMGKQQFWSAAAYVPWIALAYVLYGLHFFTVPLFIQANRGAALSVLMIVIAGLNLALNFVLIKYYATDGAVAATVICFALLAVYSVVYANRAYAVPYPVADILKAAAVSLAIFFVYRTFLAHSWSTLLLKSTSAALFPVALYAAGYFNDKEKSILRRIPGKVAGIIRSSR